In Lujinxingia sediminis, a single genomic region encodes these proteins:
- a CDS encoding Nramp family divalent metal transporter, which yields MLKVQSLLKRFFEKYGLSFVMVASYFGSGSIYIASQAGVEYGYTLIWAVIGAVLLGFMAQDMSARLGIFGDTLMGFIRRKLGKGPALTIALFLSLGCIAWTVALTAAVGMSVEILTGEALAWQPVALVAGVAAILTGVLKYDRVEMFVTAMMFVLLVLYIVVAGASGPSPIEMARGFVPSLPDQGAMLLGAAILGTTALWPNFFLESILVKKKGWTTEDDLSDVRHDLSFGYIVGGIITVCIIVVSAAVLRPAGYTELTSFITPGEALAEVLGEWAMVVFLLGVIGAAFNSIVPIMWTIPYMILEAVDAPEKDQDSRAFKTIYAGGILLGMSSPIVSAVTGLSIVQMITLFPAFNGVFGLPLTAAFLFWAVNDKKTMGDHVNGWKSNVINVVLVIFATYVALSSGRGVLNAIFGEMFG from the coding sequence ATGTTGAAAGTGCAGTCCCTCCTGAAGCGTTTTTTTGAAAAGTACGGCCTGAGCTTCGTGATGGTCGCCAGCTACTTCGGTAGCGGTTCCATCTACATCGCCAGCCAGGCCGGGGTTGAGTACGGCTACACGCTGATCTGGGCCGTCATCGGCGCGGTTCTCCTGGGGTTTATGGCCCAGGATATGAGCGCGCGCCTGGGTATTTTTGGCGACACCCTGATGGGCTTTATCCGCAGAAAGCTCGGCAAAGGCCCGGCACTTACCATCGCGCTCTTTCTCTCGCTGGGATGCATCGCCTGGACCGTCGCGCTGACCGCAGCAGTCGGCATGTCGGTAGAGATCCTGACCGGGGAGGCGCTCGCCTGGCAGCCCGTCGCGCTGGTTGCCGGCGTGGCCGCCATCCTCACCGGCGTGCTCAAGTATGACCGCGTCGAGATGTTTGTGACGGCGATGATGTTCGTGCTGCTCGTACTCTACATCGTCGTCGCCGGGGCCAGCGGTCCCTCCCCGATCGAGATGGCCCGGGGCTTTGTGCCCTCCCTCCCCGACCAGGGTGCGATGCTCCTGGGAGCGGCCATTCTCGGGACGACAGCGCTCTGGCCGAACTTCTTCCTGGAGTCGATTCTCGTAAAGAAGAAAGGCTGGACCACCGAAGACGACCTCTCCGATGTACGCCACGACCTGAGCTTTGGATACATCGTCGGCGGTATCATCACCGTGTGCATCATCGTGGTCTCGGCCGCCGTACTCCGCCCGGCAGGCTATACCGAACTGACAAGCTTCATTACGCCCGGCGAAGCCCTGGCCGAAGTCCTTGGCGAGTGGGCCATGGTCGTCTTTTTGCTCGGTGTGATCGGCGCTGCGTTCAACAGCATCGTGCCCATCATGTGGACCATCCCCTACATGATCCTCGAAGCGGTCGACGCTCCTGAAAAAGACCAGGACTCCCGGGCCTTTAAGACCATCTACGCCGGCGGCATTCTCCTGGGGATGTCGTCGCCGATTGTCTCGGCAGTGACCGGGCTGAGCATCGTGCAGATGATCACCCTCTTTCCGGCCTTCAACGGGGTATTCGGCCTTCCTCTGACCGCGGCCTTTCTCTTCTGGGCGGTCAACGATAAAAAAACAATGGGCGACCACGTCAACGGCTGGAAGAGCAACGTGATCAACGTGGTGCTCGTGATCTTTGCGACCTACGTGGCGCTAAGCTCCGGGCGCGGCGTTCTCAATGCCATCTTCGGCGAGATGTTCGGCTAA
- a CDS encoding sulfite exporter TauE/SafE family protein — translation MTLGLGIILSLIALVGGVCITTIGPGGIFVTIALFLLLNIDPATVAGTASVTFIGTGLLGSYAYLRSGQLATTTARNAALVLSLTSVVGAFVGARLNTVLDADLFGLLLGAFVLMTGVIIVVRERSRARALEAPADFELNSPKGRLAMAGLGLAVGLPGGLLGVGGPVLAVPLMVVLGVPMLLAVALAQVQSIFIAAFAALGFAMVDAIDWGLAVLVGIPLFIGTIAGWVIARRIDPTRLKTGLAFVLVALGIYMLSGAGAT, via the coding sequence ATGACTCTCGGGCTTGGCATTATTCTTAGTCTCATCGCGCTTGTCGGCGGCGTGTGCATCACCACCATCGGCCCCGGTGGCATCTTCGTCACCATCGCGCTCTTTCTTCTGCTCAACATCGACCCGGCCACCGTCGCCGGCACCGCCAGCGTGACCTTTATCGGCACGGGGCTTCTGGGAAGTTACGCCTACCTTCGCTCCGGACAACTCGCCACAACCACGGCCCGCAACGCCGCGCTGGTCTTGAGCCTGACGAGCGTTGTCGGTGCTTTTGTAGGAGCGCGCCTCAACACGGTGCTCGACGCCGACCTCTTCGGGCTTTTGCTGGGGGCCTTCGTACTGATGACCGGCGTGATCATCGTTGTGCGAGAGCGCTCCCGGGCCCGCGCGCTGGAGGCTCCAGCGGACTTCGAGCTCAACTCCCCGAAAGGCCGCCTTGCTATGGCCGGGCTGGGTCTGGCGGTGGGGCTTCCCGGCGGCCTGCTCGGCGTCGGTGGCCCGGTGCTGGCGGTACCGCTGATGGTGGTGCTGGGGGTGCCGATGCTGCTGGCCGTCGCGCTGGCCCAGGTGCAATCGATCTTCATCGCAGCCTTCGCAGCCCTTGGTTTTGCGATGGTCGATGCCATCGACTGGGGACTGGCCGTGCTGGTGGGCATCCCCCTCTTCATCGGCACCATCGCCGGCTGGGTTATCGCACGTCGCATCGACCCCACTCGCCTCAAAACAGGGCTGGCGTTCGTGCTCGTCGCGCTGGGCATCTACATGCTCTCGGGTGCCGGCGCGACCTAG